The proteins below come from a single Miscanthus floridulus cultivar M001 chromosome 1, ASM1932011v1, whole genome shotgun sequence genomic window:
- the LOC136479334 gene encoding uncharacterized protein, whose translation MVGEKTGDAMVGEKTSAWTGKKKAKVQSAPTSEGVDMTAPMISTEPGPEQGAGRVEGFDWKQVEGYDWTDADVNVEVDSFFNYFGLPDLDDDFWVLNDDQQTEQVQKRLAIAHIRAHKGAGLNDAQLLSILEQDGPFRPYERDPKWTFDVERSKIAGFQDYQRLILLNDHGYQDWSYYYNAFSTLESDQQFVRLWEKLLDKTKWLQHYHKLTPQERRKMDCVTYYHAAKIKADYPQIYSRLLGPFLLEFLDSVRSDHFYARLYFEIWKRVAKQKMNFKDALDEVNDKAMWPFQWPEVNAELESDNYKTCVDGIDKNLEEGEAYWLIFEAVRKLVLRLKTYYEYAKNKLDIADKMGLIRSSPHTSST comes from the exons ATGGTGGGGGAGAAAACAGGAGATGCCATGGTGGGTGAGAAAACAAGCGCATGGACGGGTAAGAAGAAGGCAAAGGTCCAAAGCGCACCTACTTCTGAGGGTGTCGACATGACTGCTCCTATGATCAGCACTGAACCCGGACCAGAACAAGGAGCGGGGCGAGTTGAAGGCTTTGATTGGAAGCAGGTCGAAGGCTATGATTGGACCGATGCTGATGTCAATGTGGAAGTCGATTCCTTTTTTAATTACTTCGGCCTTCCTGACTTAGATGATGACTTTTGGGTTTTAAACGATGACCAACAGACTGAACAAGTCCAAAAACGCCTCGCCATAGCTCACATCAGAGCTCACAAG GGTGCTGGGCTGAACGATGCACAGTTGTTGTCCATACTCGAACAAGATGGGCCTTTCCGACCTTACGAGCGTGATCCCAAGTGGACCTTCGACGTCGAACGCTCCAAGATTGCTGGATTCCAGGACTACCAGCGTCTCATTCTCCTTAATGATCAT GGTTACCAAGACTGGTCTTATTATTACAATGCCTTTAGTACACTTGAGAGTGATCAACAATTTGTCCGCTTGTGGGAAAAGCTATTAGATAAAACCAAG TGGCTTCAACATTACCACAAACTCACACCGCAAGAG CGGAGGAAAATGGACTGTGTGACCTACTATCACGCAGCGAAGATTAAAGCAGATTACCCCCAAATTTATTCGAGGTTACTTGGTCCTTTCTTATTG GAATTTTTGGATAGTGTTAGGAGTGATCATTTTTATGCTCGTCTCTATTTTGAGATCTGGAAACGGGTTGCTAAGCAGAAG ATGAATTTCAAAGATGCTTTGGATGAAGTGAACGACAAAGCCATGTGGCCCTTCCAGTGGCCTGAAGTGAATGCTGAGCTAGAAAGTGATAAT TATAAAACATGTGTGGATGGCATAGATAAAAAT CTTGAAGAAGGTGAAGCTTATTGGTTGATCTTCGAGGCTGTCAGAAAACTT GTTCTAAGGCTCAAGACCTATTATGAATATGCCAAAAACAAGTTGGATATTGCAGACAAAATGGGTTTGATACGCTCCAGCCCCCACACAA GCTCTACCTGA